Proteins encoded in a region of the Tautonia rosea genome:
- a CDS encoding serine/threonine-protein kinase yields MPSALADRNLLYGLLALQMDFVSKDELIDAMQAWALDKQTPLEQILQDRGHLAPEDHDALERMLRRHLARHGDNPQRSLAAVAVDPEVHDGLRSLADPEVVASLGHVPTPPATPMPATASLPTSDDPEATASYTGPSPEQERRRYRVVRPHARGGLGEVSVALDTELNREVALKQILGLRADGDADRRRFVFEAEVTGGLEHPGIVPVYSLGNDPETGRPYYAMRFIRGDSLRDAIAAYHADEAKRAGPSERSLGLRRLLSQFIDACNAIAYAHDRGVLHRDLKPANIMVGKYGETLVVDWGLAKVVGRPEEPTEPRDEPSLRPPSGSDLQETLPGSALGTPQYMPPEQAEGRLDMLGPPSDVYSLGATLYTILVGRPAFPQESTAEVLAAVRRGDFAPPRSVDPAIPRSLEAICLKAMALRPEDRYGSAKALAEDLEHWLADEPVAARPDPPLVRAGRWARRHKPLVAGAAGLLLAAVVGLAVGATLLGRANRRITENYELAEANYELAREAVDNFYTKVSEDTLLNQPHMEPLRRDLLQSAREFYERFTARRAEDPEARADLGRALRLLAMIDDALGSMPDAITSSERAVALFRDLAAAHPEVPDYRRELARNQHNLGYTYFRTGQLSEAESLYTKAREMQEQLAAAHPEVPDYRRDLAISHQNLGYLYSTTGRAGEAEASYRAALTLQERLSEEHPEVPYYRTGLATNHQNLGNLYSDTGRMAEAEASYQAALTLLERLSEEHPEVPDYRNRLAANHQNLGNLSRITGRMAEAEASYQAALAL; encoded by the coding sequence ATGCCTTCAGCCCTTGCCGACCGGAACCTCCTCTACGGCCTGCTCGCCCTGCAGATGGACTTCGTCTCCAAGGATGAGCTGATCGACGCTATGCAGGCCTGGGCCCTCGACAAGCAGACGCCCCTGGAGCAGATCCTTCAGGACCGCGGCCACCTCGCGCCCGAGGACCACGACGCCCTGGAGCGGATGCTCCGCCGCCACCTGGCGCGCCACGGTGACAACCCCCAGCGGAGCCTGGCCGCCGTCGCGGTTGACCCTGAGGTTCACGATGGGCTGCGATCCCTGGCCGACCCCGAGGTCGTGGCCAGCCTGGGCCACGTGCCGACCCCGCCCGCCACACCCATGCCCGCGACGGCCTCCCTCCCAACCTCGGACGACCCCGAGGCCACGGCCAGCTACACCGGCCCCTCACCGGAGCAAGAGCGCCGCCGCTACCGCGTCGTTCGTCCGCATGCCCGGGGCGGACTGGGCGAGGTCAGCGTCGCCCTCGACACCGAGCTGAACCGCGAGGTCGCCCTGAAGCAGATCCTCGGCCTTCGTGCCGACGGCGACGCCGACCGCCGCCGCTTCGTCTTCGAGGCCGAGGTCACCGGCGGCCTGGAGCACCCGGGCATCGTCCCCGTCTACTCGCTCGGCAACGACCCGGAGACCGGCCGCCCCTACTACGCCATGCGGTTCATCCGCGGCGACAGCCTCCGGGACGCGATCGCCGCCTACCATGCCGACGAGGCGAAGCGGGCCGGCCCCTCCGAACGCTCGCTGGGGCTCCGTCGGCTGCTGTCCCAATTCATCGACGCCTGCAACGCGATCGCTTACGCCCACGACCGCGGGGTGCTGCACCGTGACCTCAAGCCGGCCAACATCATGGTCGGCAAGTACGGCGAGACGCTGGTCGTCGACTGGGGCCTGGCCAAGGTCGTCGGCCGCCCCGAGGAGCCGACCGAGCCGCGCGACGAGCCCTCGCTGCGCCCCCCCAGCGGCAGCGACCTGCAGGAGACGCTGCCCGGCAGCGCCCTGGGGACACCTCAGTACATGCCGCCGGAACAGGCCGAGGGGCGGCTCGACATGCTCGGCCCGCCGAGCGACGTCTACAGCCTCGGGGCCACCCTCTACACGATCCTCGTCGGCCGCCCGGCGTTTCCCCAGGAGTCGACCGCCGAGGTGCTCGCCGCCGTGCGCCGGGGGGACTTCGCCCCGCCCCGTTCGGTCGACCCGGCGATCCCCCGCTCCCTGGAGGCGATCTGCCTGAAGGCGATGGCGTTGCGGCCCGAGGATCGTTACGGGTCGGCCAAGGCGCTGGCGGAGGATCTTGAGCACTGGCTGGCCGACGAGCCGGTCGCCGCCCGGCCCGACCCGCCGCTGGTCCGCGCCGGCCGCTGGGCGCGAAGGCACAAGCCGCTGGTGGCCGGGGCGGCCGGTCTGCTGCTGGCGGCCGTGGTTGGCCTGGCCGTCGGCGCGACGCTCCTGGGCCGGGCCAATCGGCGGATCACCGAGAACTACGAGCTGGCCGAGGCCAACTACGAGCTGGCCCGCGAGGCGGTGGACAACTTCTACACGAAGGTCAGCGAGGACACGCTGCTGAACCAGCCGCACATGGAGCCGCTCCGGCGCGACCTGCTGCAATCGGCCCGCGAGTTCTACGAGCGGTTCACCGCCCGCCGCGCCGAGGACCCTGAGGCACGGGCCGACCTGGGCCGTGCCCTCCGACTGCTGGCCATGATTGACGATGCGCTGGGCTCGATGCCGGACGCGATCACATCAAGCGAGCGGGCCGTTGCCCTGTTCCGTGACCTGGCCGCCGCGCACCCCGAAGTCCCCGACTACCGCCGCGAACTGGCACGCAACCAACACAACCTGGGCTACACCTACTTCCGGACCGGCCAATTGTCGGAAGCCGAATCACTCTACACCAAGGCCCGGGAGATGCAGGAACAACTGGCCGCCGCGCACCCCGAAGTCCCCGACTACCGCCGCGACCTGGCCATCAGCCACCAAAACCTGGGCTACCTCTACAGCACCACCGGCCGAGCAGGGGAGGCCGAGGCGTCGTACCGGGCGGCGCTGACGCTTCAGGAGCGATTGTCCGAGGAGCACCCCGAGGTCCCCTACTACCGCACCGGCCTGGCCACCAACCACCAAAACCTGGGCAACCTCTACAGCGACACCGGCCGGATGGCGGAGGCCGAGGCATCGTACCAGGCGGCGCTGACGCTGCTTGAGCGATTGTCCGAGGAGCACCCCGAGGTCCCCGACTACCGCAACCGCTTGGCCGCCAACCACCAAAACCTGGGCAACCTCTCCAGGATCACCGGCCGGATGGCGGAGGCCGAGGCATCGTACCAGGCGGCACTAGCGCTTTG
- a CDS encoding fatty acid desaturase family protein, with the protein MTRESGSELTWDQARHALLAMSKPDNRTNLACIAREYALIAFALSTGAVACSAWSESRLPTLAFVPICTAIAFLVAVGQHRLSGLAHEASHFVLFRNRLANELVSDLLLLFPLVAITQRYRAAHWGHHLFVNDPDRDTDLIRLNHPDPHRFPIPPRAFWNRYVLRALWPPAILRYLIGRAKAANFAAPEGSRVPSAVYRVAVAKRLRGSYWLLVFSGVHCSGNWPTFFLFWVLPLLTFYPMLMQLREIAHHANAPDSGDLTNSRVFRVHPILRFCVFPYGQDFHLTHHLFMSVPHFRIADADGLLRHWPPYRDRVVVCQGYFLRRRGSEGPSLLELLSRPAPQPSGPVLIGQEHLLEPVALPMTSTPRSEAA; encoded by the coding sequence ATGACCCGGGAGAGCGGCTCGGAATTGACCTGGGATCAGGCCCGCCACGCCCTGCTGGCGATGTCGAAGCCTGACAACCGGACGAACCTCGCCTGCATTGCCCGCGAGTACGCCCTGATTGCCTTCGCCCTGTCTACGGGAGCCGTCGCCTGTTCCGCCTGGTCCGAGAGTCGGTTGCCCACGCTTGCCTTCGTTCCGATCTGTACGGCGATCGCGTTTCTCGTCGCCGTCGGCCAGCACCGCCTCTCGGGACTGGCGCACGAGGCCAGCCACTTCGTCCTCTTTCGCAATCGCCTGGCCAACGAGCTGGTTTCCGACCTGCTCCTGCTCTTTCCCCTCGTCGCCATCACCCAGCGCTACCGGGCCGCCCACTGGGGCCACCATCTGTTCGTCAACGATCCCGACCGCGACACCGACCTGATTCGTCTGAACCACCCCGACCCGCACCGCTTTCCGATCCCCCCCCGAGCCTTCTGGAACCGCTACGTCCTGCGAGCCCTCTGGCCCCCCGCGATCCTGCGTTACCTAATCGGAAGGGCCAAGGCCGCGAACTTCGCCGCCCCGGAAGGATCAAGGGTTCCCTCGGCCGTCTACCGGGTGGCTGTGGCGAAACGACTTCGTGGATCCTACTGGTTGCTTGTCTTTTCAGGTGTTCATTGTTCTGGAAATTGGCCCACCTTCTTCCTGTTCTGGGTCCTTCCTCTCTTGACGTTCTATCCGATGTTGATGCAACTGCGCGAGATCGCTCACCACGCCAACGCTCCTGACTCGGGAGACCTGACCAACTCTCGCGTCTTCCGGGTGCATCCGATCTTGCGCTTCTGCGTGTTTCCTTACGGACAGGATTTTCATCTGACACATCATCTGTTCATGAGTGTCCCTCACTTCCGGATTGCGGACGCGGATGGCTTGCTCCGCCACTGGCCGCCGTATCGGGATCGGGTGGTGGTCTGCCAGGGGTATTTCCTCCGCCGCAGGGGGAGCGAGGGACCATCGCTGCTCGAGCTTCTCTCCCGGCCGGCACCCCAACCCAGCGGGCCGGTTCTGATCGGTCAGGAACACTTACTCGAACCCGTCGCGTTACCGATGACCTCGACGCCTCGGAGCGAAGCCGCCTGA
- a CDS encoding DUF4058 family protein: MPGIFPGVDPYIEAQGQWPDFHASFITYLRDALFDRLPNHYEAVIEEQFRLYESDDEPALLAKPDVAVLRTGKPRGEEGGVAVAELVEPVTVPIASVEREDYRHTWIEIRTLPERSLVAVVELLSPTNKYGQGRNDYLRKRTSYLAQPVHLVELDFLLAGHRMPMAAPMPPGNFFAVVARSERRPDAEVYAWSIRRGLPPIPIPLRPPDPDVRLDLASVYATAYDRGRYARRLDYSAALSLPLADPDQQWAAEQIKTATR, from the coding sequence ATGCCCGGCATCTTCCCTGGCGTTGATCCGTATATTGAAGCTCAGGGCCAGTGGCCCGATTTTCATGCGAGTTTCATTACTTATCTCCGCGATGCGCTATTCGACCGGCTTCCAAATCATTACGAGGCCGTCATCGAGGAACAATTTCGGCTCTACGAGTCCGACGACGAGCCGGCCCTGCTTGCCAAGCCCGATGTCGCCGTGCTTCGCACCGGGAAACCCCGCGGAGAGGAGGGCGGAGTCGCCGTGGCGGAGCTGGTCGAGCCGGTGACGGTGCCCATCGCATCGGTCGAGCGGGAGGATTATCGGCATACCTGGATTGAAATCAGGACGCTCCCCGAGCGGTCGTTGGTGGCAGTGGTCGAGCTGCTCTCACCGACCAACAAGTATGGCCAGGGGCGGAACGACTACTTGCGCAAGCGAACATCGTATCTTGCGCAACCGGTTCACCTGGTTGAGCTGGATTTCCTGCTCGCCGGGCACCGTATGCCGATGGCGGCCCCAATGCCGCCGGGCAATTTCTTTGCGGTGGTCGCGCGATCGGAGCGGAGGCCCGATGCCGAGGTCTACGCCTGGTCGATCCGGCGGGGCTTGCCACCGATTCCGATCCCGCTTCGGCCACCCGATCCCGATGTTCGGCTCGACCTGGCCTCGGTCTATGCGACCGCGTACGATCGCGGGCGATACGCCCGTCGCCTGGATTACTCGGCCGCACTCTCGCTTCCCCTGGCCGATCCCGACCAGCAGTGGGCCGCCGAACAGATCAAGACCGCCACCAGGTGA
- a CDS encoding neutral/alkaline non-lysosomal ceramidase N-terminal domain-containing protein has translation MILSPLLATLPLTLTLTSAIPEDAPEIPVGVARVDITPEGPVRLTGYGNRSTESEGVDQRLWAKALAIGGDDGDGPAVLITVDNLGIPDAMTTEVARRLADRSGLARDRLAISASHTHTAPALTNVAPFLFPEFPNRTEQDHIDRYTEALTDHLTAVALDALADRRPGRLDWGVGSADFAANRRVLREGTWVGFGVNPDGPTDHSLPVLRVTDPDGSTRALLTSYACHCTTLTGEFNQICGDWAGDAQEAIERDLPGAIALIAIGCGADANPEPRGERSQARAHGEAIARGVAAVLNAPMTPLGGVSHAQLSRVNLPFAPLPSREDWQARAGQTNQEGLHARTMLARLDQGESLPEALEGYPVQVWAFGDDLAMVFLAGEVVVDYALHLRRVADPERLWINAYSNDAPCYIASDRLLDEGGYEVDGSMIFYGQPTRFAPGVEGIVIDAASNLLPAAFRTAVK, from the coding sequence ATGATCCTCTCCCCGCTGCTCGCAACGCTGCCACTGACGCTGACGCTCACCAGCGCAATCCCCGAGGACGCCCCCGAGATCCCGGTCGGCGTGGCTCGGGTTGACATTACTCCGGAAGGCCCCGTCCGGCTGACCGGCTACGGCAACCGATCGACCGAATCCGAAGGGGTCGATCAGCGCCTCTGGGCCAAGGCCCTGGCCATCGGCGGCGACGACGGCGACGGCCCGGCCGTGCTGATCACGGTCGATAACCTTGGCATCCCCGACGCCATGACCACCGAGGTCGCGCGACGCCTGGCCGATCGTTCGGGCCTCGCCCGCGATCGCCTGGCCATTTCCGCGTCTCACACGCACACCGCTCCAGCCCTGACCAATGTCGCCCCCTTTCTCTTCCCCGAGTTCCCGAACCGAACCGAACAGGACCACATCGACCGCTACACCGAGGCCCTGACCGACCACCTCACCGCCGTCGCCCTCGACGCCCTGGCCGATCGCCGTCCGGGACGACTGGACTGGGGAGTTGGATCGGCCGACTTCGCGGCCAACCGCCGCGTGCTCCGCGAGGGCACGTGGGTCGGCTTCGGGGTCAATCCCGACGGCCCGACCGACCACTCCTTGCCTGTCCTCCGGGTGACCGATCCCGACGGTTCGACCCGCGCCTTGCTTACCTCGTACGCGTGCCACTGCACCACCCTGACCGGCGAGTTCAACCAGATTTGCGGCGACTGGGCCGGCGACGCTCAGGAAGCCATCGAGCGCGACCTCCCCGGCGCGATTGCGCTGATCGCCATCGGGTGTGGAGCCGACGCCAACCCCGAACCCCGAGGCGAACGCTCGCAGGCCCGAGCCCACGGCGAGGCCATCGCCCGAGGCGTTGCCGCGGTTCTGAACGCGCCGATGACTCCTCTCGGCGGTGTCTCACATGCTCAATTGAGTCGTGTGAATCTTCCCTTCGCCCCCCTGCCCTCGCGTGAGGACTGGCAGGCCCGTGCTGGGCAGACCAATCAGGAAGGGCTGCACGCCCGGACCATGCTCGCCCGCCTCGACCAGGGTGAATCGCTCCCCGAAGCTCTGGAAGGGTACCCGGTGCAGGTCTGGGCCTTCGGCGATGACCTGGCAATGGTTTTCCTCGCCGGGGAGGTCGTGGTTGACTACGCGCTGCACCTCCGTCGGGTGGCCGACCCCGAGCGGCTTTGGATCAACGCCTACAGTAATGACGCTCCGTGCTATATCGCCTCCGACCGACTCCTTGACGAAGGCGGCTACGAGGTCGATGGCTCGATGATCTTCTACGGCCAACCGACCCGATTTGCTCCGGGCGTTGAAGGAATCGTCATCGACGCCGCCAGTAACCTGCTGCCCGCTGCCTTCCGAACGGCAGTGAAATAG
- a CDS encoding carbon-nitrogen hydrolase family protein produces the protein MTTIRAAVVQAAPVSFDRDRSIDRLRTLTVEAAASGASLIVFPEAFVPGYPRGLDFGARVGWRTPEGREWFRRYWQASVEVPSPAATAIGEAARLASAHLVVGVVERDGGTLYCSVLVFGPDGRLLGKHRKLMPTGSERLVWGFGDGSTLPVIDTPIGRLGAAICWENYMPLLRMHLYAQGVQLYIAPTADGRDTWLSTMQHVALEGRCFVLSCNQFARRLDYPHDYPIEGFDDPEAVVSRGGSCIIDPLGQVLAGPDFDGPCILAADLDLTLIPRAKYDFDVVGHYARPDVFRLLVDTRPKPPVTSAELGAFTFSPPLDDPETDDAT, from the coding sequence ATGACCACGATTCGTGCCGCGGTGGTGCAGGCCGCGCCGGTGAGCTTCGACCGTGACCGATCGATCGACCGCCTTCGTACCCTGACCGTCGAGGCTGCGGCAAGCGGGGCTTCCCTCATCGTCTTTCCCGAGGCATTTGTGCCGGGCTACCCCCGCGGGCTCGACTTCGGCGCTCGGGTCGGCTGGCGGACTCCCGAGGGCCGCGAGTGGTTCCGCCGCTACTGGCAGGCCTCCGTGGAGGTTCCCAGTCCTGCCGCCACCGCCATTGGCGAGGCCGCACGTCTGGCTTCGGCCCATCTGGTCGTCGGGGTCGTCGAGCGCGACGGGGGAACGCTCTACTGCTCCGTCCTCGTCTTCGGACCCGATGGCCGCCTGCTGGGCAAGCACCGCAAGCTGATGCCGACCGGCTCCGAGCGGCTCGTCTGGGGCTTCGGCGACGGTTCGACCCTGCCGGTGATCGACACCCCGATCGGCCGCCTGGGAGCGGCGATCTGCTGGGAGAACTACATGCCCCTCTTGCGCATGCATCTCTATGCGCAAGGAGTTCAACTCTACATCGCTCCCACTGCCGATGGCCGGGATACCTGGCTCTCGACCATGCAGCATGTCGCCCTCGAAGGCCGATGCTTCGTCCTCTCCTGCAACCAGTTCGCCCGCCGGCTCGACTATCCGCACGACTATCCGATCGAGGGGTTCGACGATCCCGAGGCGGTCGTCTCCCGAGGCGGTTCTTGCATCATCGACCCGCTAGGCCAGGTCCTCGCCGGTCCAGACTTCGACGGCCCCTGCATCCTTGCGGCCGACCTCGACCTGACCCTCATCCCTCGTGCCAAGTACGACTTCGACGTAGTCGGGCACTACGCCCGTCCCGACGTTTTCCGCCTCCTTGTGGATACGAGGCCCAAGCCTCCCGTCACCTCGGCCGAGCTGGGAGCGTTCACCTTTTCCCCACCTCTTGACGACCCGGAGACGGACGACGCGACGTGA
- a CDS encoding glycosyltransferase: MLSGGSLFLIAAASVAVFTTLASFLFLVLMTRRSRRRHLPDHTPPVSIYKPLKGLDEGLEDNLRSFFQLDYPTYQLLFCVADPEDPAIDVVRRLLAEFPHHDAELIVGCSVFGLNPKVESLAMMDRVRRHDLILISDSNVRVRPEYLRETACYLAEPGVGLVTNLFTGVGERSFGAALENLQLNGFVAGNVAWGNGMGLTCVVGKSMLIPAHVLEAIGGFAGVRNLLAEDQAIGMRVRRAGYTIRLSHHVIENVNRSRSLRWFLNRHSRWFKIRRQMAGPLFVIEPLGNLSTVALAWAFSDVSGIAWGGLLALISLGMVRDAVQSKLLRGHTPSLKTLALSPIKDLFLMPIWFDALINPRVIWRGNRLIVGRYTRLRLARVPRHVHVRVRNIRRLRARG, encoded by the coding sequence ATGCTGAGCGGTGGAAGTCTGTTCCTGATCGCGGCGGCCAGTGTGGCGGTCTTCACCACCCTGGCCTCGTTCCTGTTCCTGGTCCTGATGACCCGCCGGAGCCGTCGTCGGCACCTGCCCGACCACACCCCTCCGGTGTCCATCTACAAGCCGCTGAAGGGGCTTGATGAAGGGCTCGAAGACAACCTTCGCAGCTTCTTCCAGCTCGACTACCCGACCTATCAGCTCCTCTTCTGCGTGGCCGATCCCGAGGACCCGGCCATCGACGTCGTCCGACGCCTCCTGGCCGAGTTCCCCCATCACGATGCCGAGCTGATCGTCGGCTGCTCCGTCTTCGGGCTCAACCCGAAGGTCGAGAGCCTCGCCATGATGGACCGCGTTCGCCGCCACGACCTGATCCTCATCAGCGATTCGAACGTCCGCGTCCGGCCCGAATACCTCCGCGAAACCGCCTGCTACCTGGCCGAGCCCGGCGTCGGACTGGTCACGAACCTGTTCACTGGCGTCGGCGAGCGATCCTTCGGCGCCGCCCTGGAGAACCTGCAGCTCAACGGCTTCGTCGCCGGCAACGTCGCCTGGGGCAACGGCATGGGCCTGACCTGCGTCGTCGGCAAGTCGATGCTCATCCCCGCCCATGTTCTTGAGGCGATTGGCGGCTTCGCCGGCGTCCGGAACCTCCTCGCCGAGGACCAGGCCATCGGCATGCGCGTCCGACGTGCCGGCTACACGATCCGCCTGAGCCACCACGTCATCGAGAACGTCAACCGCTCCCGGAGCCTCCGCTGGTTCCTCAACCGCCACTCCCGATGGTTCAAGATCCGCCGCCAGATGGCCGGCCCCCTGTTCGTGATCGAGCCCCTGGGCAACCTCTCGACCGTCGCCCTGGCCTGGGCCTTCTCCGACGTCTCTGGCATCGCCTGGGGCGGCCTGCTCGCGCTGATCAGCCTCGGGATGGTCCGAGACGCGGTGCAGTCAAAACTCCTCCGCGGCCACACCCCGAGCCTCAAGACCCTGGCCCTGAGCCCGATCAAGGACCTGTTCCTGATGCCGATCTGGTTCGATGCCCTGATCAACCCTCGGGTCATCTGGCGAGGCAACCGCCTGATCGTCGGCCGCTACACCCGGCTCCGCCTGGCCCGCGTTCCCCGACACGTCCACGTCCGCGTTCGCAACATCCGCCGGCTCCGCGCCCGCGGCTGA